In Saccharothrix syringae, the following are encoded in one genomic region:
- a CDS encoding response regulator transcription factor has product MSHVPDPPAPVRVVLVEDHHLVAEAIRLAWEDSDEVEVVATAGSVAAAVAEVGHHRPDVVLLDRRLPDGDGLDAVPSLVGAGARVLVLTGEATVSAASRAAESGAAGLVLKSSRLDELTAAVRRVAAGEVVFDGALLAGVLGRLTGRTAPAGVALTTREREALLLLAEGASTDEMGERMGVARNTVRNHVQRVLEKLGARSKLEAVAIARRAGLLD; this is encoded by the coding sequence ATGTCGCACGTACCCGATCCGCCCGCGCCCGTCCGCGTGGTCCTGGTCGAGGACCACCACCTCGTGGCCGAGGCGATCCGGCTGGCCTGGGAGGACTCCGACGAGGTCGAGGTGGTCGCGACGGCGGGCTCGGTGGCCGCCGCCGTGGCGGAGGTCGGGCACCACCGGCCCGACGTGGTCCTGCTCGACCGCCGACTGCCCGACGGCGACGGCCTCGACGCGGTGCCGAGCCTCGTCGGCGCCGGGGCCCGGGTGCTCGTGCTGACCGGCGAGGCGACCGTGTCCGCGGCCTCCCGCGCCGCCGAGTCCGGCGCGGCCGGCCTGGTGCTCAAGTCGTCCCGGCTGGACGAGCTGACCGCCGCGGTGCGGCGGGTGGCGGCCGGCGAGGTGGTGTTCGACGGCGCCCTGCTCGCCGGTGTGCTGGGCCGGCTGACCGGGCGCACCGCCCCCGCGGGCGTGGCGCTGACCACGCGGGAGCGGGAAGCCCTGCTGCTGCTCGCCGAGGGCGCCAGCACCGACGAGATGGGCGAGCGGATGGGCGTGGCCCGCAACACCGTGCGCAACCACGTCCAGCGGGTGCTGGAGAAGCTGGGCGCGCGGTCGAAGCTGGAGGCGGTGGCCATCGCGCGTCGTGCCGGGTTGCTCGACTGA
- a CDS encoding ATP-binding protein yields MDLSLSNPVAEFSAPIGRGAAALAREFVRKTLTDWNYRGNHDDVVLVASELVTNTLRHTAGAPLLRLAGLARGLRIEVSDDSPVLPAPRAVGASGGWGLALVQRLTARWGAEPRPGGKVVWCEMPAR; encoded by the coding sequence GTGGACCTCTCCTTGTCGAACCCCGTGGCGGAGTTCAGCGCGCCGATCGGGAGGGGCGCGGCCGCGCTGGCCCGCGAGTTCGTGCGCAAGACCCTGACCGACTGGAACTACCGCGGCAACCACGACGACGTCGTCCTGGTCGCCTCCGAGCTGGTCACCAACACCCTGCGCCACACCGCGGGTGCCCCGCTGCTCCGGCTGGCCGGCCTGGCCCGCGGCCTGCGGATCGAGGTCTCCGACGACAGCCCCGTGCTGCCCGCGCCGCGCGCGGTGGGCGCGTCGGGCGGGTGGGGGCTGGCGCTGGTCCAGCGGTTGACCGCGCGCTGGGGCGCGGAGCCCCGGCCGGGCGGCAAGGTCGTGTGGTGCGAGATGCCCGCGCGCTGA
- a CDS encoding PAS domain-containing sensor histidine kinase, with protein sequence MSTDFPHPLDPYGRPPVEAYRLLVESVVDYAIFLLDPSGRVVSWNAGAERIKGYRAEDIVGRHFSVFYPAEELATRKPWYELEVAAEVGRFEDEGWRLRKDGSRFWANVVITALVDDAGRLRGFAKVTRDLTERRRTEQALHEQRRLVGHLVEAQELERRRIAWDVHDDSIQAMVAVGMRLQLLADRLPAEHVPAVRRLDETVQEAITRLRGLVFRLRPPELDRYGLVEALDRYLADVTASWDLGYRLRHSLDHEPPADQAITIFRICQEAISNVHKHARATTIDITLSSVDRGTLVEVADDGVGVGAPPDRNAFEHFGTIEMRERAETAGGWWSLTDRPGGGASVQFWLPTPEGGDG encoded by the coding sequence ATGTCCACCGACTTCCCCCATCCGCTCGACCCCTACGGACGTCCACCGGTGGAGGCGTACCGCCTGCTCGTCGAGAGCGTCGTCGACTACGCGATCTTCCTGCTCGACCCGTCCGGTCGGGTGGTGAGCTGGAACGCGGGCGCGGAGCGGATCAAGGGCTACCGGGCCGAGGACATCGTGGGCAGGCACTTCTCCGTGTTCTACCCCGCCGAGGAGCTGGCCACCCGCAAGCCCTGGTACGAGCTGGAGGTGGCCGCCGAGGTCGGGCGGTTCGAGGACGAGGGCTGGCGGCTGCGCAAGGACGGCTCGCGGTTCTGGGCCAACGTGGTGATCACCGCCCTGGTCGACGACGCCGGGCGGCTGCGCGGGTTCGCCAAGGTCACCCGGGACCTGACCGAGCGGCGGCGCACCGAGCAGGCGCTGCACGAGCAGCGCAGGCTGGTCGGCCACCTGGTGGAGGCGCAGGAGCTGGAGCGCCGCCGCATCGCGTGGGACGTGCACGACGACTCGATCCAGGCCATGGTCGCGGTCGGCATGCGGCTGCAGCTGCTGGCCGACCGGCTGCCGGCCGAGCACGTCCCCGCGGTGCGCCGGCTCGACGAGACGGTGCAGGAGGCCATCACCCGCCTGCGCGGGCTGGTGTTCCGGCTGCGGCCCCCGGAGCTGGACCGGTACGGCCTGGTCGAGGCGCTGGACCGCTACCTCGCCGACGTGACCGCCTCCTGGGACCTCGGCTACCGGCTGCGGCACTCGCTCGACCACGAGCCGCCCGCGGACCAGGCGATCACCATCTTCCGCATCTGCCAGGAAGCCATCAGCAACGTCCACAAGCACGCCCGGGCGACCACGATCGACATCACGCTGTCCTCGGTCGACCGCGGCACGCTCGTCGAGGTCGCCGACGACGGCGTCGGGGTCGGCGCGCCGCCGGACCGCAACGCGTTCGAGCACTTCGGCACCATCGAGATGCGGGAGCGGGCGGAGACCGCGGGCGGCTGGTGGTCGCTGACCGACCGGCCCGGCGGCGGCGCCTCGGTGCAGTTCTGGCTCCCGACACCGGAGGGGGGCGACGGGTGA
- a CDS encoding response regulator: protein MTPDKLSVVISDDDALIRDALREVLDAEPDLEVVGVAADADEAIALTRRYAPAVVVLDVRMPGGGGGRAAREISRLAPGTGILALSAHADQAAVEEILRAGVAEYVVKGAPNRDIVAAVRRLGTGRTSG, encoded by the coding sequence GTGACGCCCGACAAGCTCAGCGTGGTCATCTCCGACGACGACGCCCTGATCCGCGACGCACTGCGCGAGGTCCTGGACGCCGAACCGGACCTGGAGGTCGTCGGGGTCGCCGCCGACGCCGACGAGGCCATCGCCCTGACCAGGCGGTACGCGCCCGCGGTCGTGGTGCTCGACGTCCGCATGCCCGGCGGTGGCGGTGGCCGCGCGGCCCGCGAGATCAGCCGGTTGGCGCCGGGCACCGGCATCCTGGCGCTGTCCGCCCACGCCGACCAGGCCGCCGTGGAGGAGATCCTGCGCGCCGGGGTGGCCGAGTACGTGGTCAAGGGCGCGCCCAACCGTGACATAGTGGCTGCCGTCCGTCGGCTGGGCACTGGTAGAACGTCGGGGTGA
- a CDS encoding STAS domain-containing protein — MRVARVGTTHVVTVSGELDVDTAPPVRNAVDRALDERPPSLVLDLTGLAFFGSPGLSLLVSARERAEEAGGEFAVVATGRAVLRPLEVTGVLGLLDVRASLADALSG; from the coding sequence GTGCGCGTCGCCCGGGTGGGCACCACGCACGTCGTCACCGTTTCGGGTGAATTAGACGTGGATACCGCGCCACCGGTCCGCAACGCCGTCGACCGCGCGCTGGACGAGCGGCCGCCGTCGCTGGTCCTGGACCTGACCGGGTTGGCGTTCTTCGGCTCGCCGGGCCTGTCGCTGCTGGTGTCGGCCCGCGAGCGGGCCGAGGAGGCCGGCGGGGAGTTCGCGGTCGTGGCCACCGGCCGCGCCGTGCTGCGCCCCCTGGAGGTCACCGGCGTCCTGGGCCTGCTCGACGTGCGGGCCAGCCTGGCCGACGCCCTCTCGGGGTGA
- a CDS encoding spore photoproduct lyase family protein — MTAQPPLISPTRIYLEPAAAELPRGREVLDRFPDAELVEVAGHWQIPELHGDEANARRWVRIKREALVLGVKKSLSARPNGRSAHFIAPSTANGCAMACAYCYVPRRKGYSNPITVFANIEQITGYLARHVARQGAMAQPDQVDDRAWVYDIGENSDCSVDALVSDNVRDLVELFRGLPTAKASFATKYVNRDLLDWDPRGRTRVRFSLMPERTAKLLDIRTSPVAERLAALDDFRAAGYEVHVNLSPVVVHDGWLEDWRELLEALGDAASPETRAQLAAEVIMLTHNRALHEVNLRWHPRAEELLWRPGLQEVKRSEGGGVNVRYRAGLKRGLLDELLALIDRHAPYLRVRYAF, encoded by the coding sequence GTGACCGCACAGCCGCCGCTGATCTCGCCCACCCGGATCTACCTGGAGCCCGCCGCGGCGGAGCTGCCGCGCGGCCGGGAGGTGCTGGACCGGTTCCCCGACGCCGAGCTGGTCGAGGTGGCGGGCCACTGGCAGATCCCGGAGCTGCACGGCGACGAGGCCAACGCCCGCCGCTGGGTGCGCATCAAGCGGGAGGCGCTGGTGCTGGGGGTGAAGAAGTCGCTCAGCGCCCGGCCCAACGGCCGGTCGGCGCACTTCATCGCCCCGTCCACGGCCAACGGGTGCGCGATGGCGTGCGCGTACTGCTACGTGCCGCGCCGCAAGGGCTACTCCAACCCGATCACGGTGTTCGCCAACATCGAGCAGATCACCGGCTACCTGGCCCGGCACGTGGCGCGGCAGGGGGCCATGGCGCAGCCCGACCAGGTCGACGACCGGGCGTGGGTCTACGACATCGGGGAGAACTCGGACTGCTCCGTCGACGCGCTGGTCAGCGACAACGTGCGCGACCTGGTGGAGCTGTTCCGCGGCCTGCCGACGGCCAAGGCGTCGTTCGCCACCAAGTACGTCAACCGGGACCTGCTGGACTGGGACCCGCGAGGCCGGACCCGCGTGCGGTTCTCGCTGATGCCCGAGCGCACCGCCAAGCTGCTCGACATCCGCACCAGCCCGGTGGCCGAGCGGCTGGCCGCCCTGGACGACTTCCGCGCCGCGGGCTACGAGGTGCACGTCAACCTCAGCCCGGTGGTGGTGCACGACGGGTGGCTGGAGGACTGGCGGGAGCTGCTGGAGGCGCTGGGTGACGCGGCCTCGCCGGAGACCAGGGCGCAGCTGGCGGCGGAGGTGATCATGCTGACGCACAACCGGGCGCTGCACGAGGTGAACCTGCGCTGGCACCCGCGGGCGGAGGAACTGCTCTGGCGGCCGGGGCTCCAGGAGGTCAAGCGCAGCGAGGGCGGCGGGGTCAACGTCCGGTACCGGGCGGGGCTCAAGCGGGGGCTGCTCGACGAGCTGCTGGCGCTGATCGACCGGCACGCGCCTTACCTGCGGGTGCGCTACGCGTTCTGA
- a CDS encoding helix-turn-helix domain-containing protein has protein sequence MADILPFDRERTRERSRERAAERTRAPEPLWREVLGRSLRAAREERGSRLVDVAERAGISPQYLSEIERGRKEPSSEMIAAVTGALGVDLADLLVDLAHHVRRTRGAGTGPAVDRRPSGPVLLAA, from the coding sequence ATGGCGGACATCCTCCCCTTCGACCGCGAGCGCACCCGTGAGCGCAGCCGGGAACGCGCCGCAGAGCGCACCCGCGCGCCGGAACCCCTGTGGCGCGAGGTGCTGGGCCGGAGCCTGCGGGCGGCCAGGGAGGAGCGGGGCAGCCGCCTCGTCGACGTCGCGGAGCGGGCGGGCATCTCGCCCCAGTACCTGTCGGAGATCGAGCGCGGCCGCAAGGAGCCCTCCAGCGAGATGATCGCCGCGGTCACCGGGGCGCTCGGCGTCGACCTGGCCGACCTGCTCGTCGACCTGGCGCACCACGTCCGGCGGACCCGGGGCGCGGGCACGGGTCCCGCGGTCGACCGCCGCCCCTCGGGACCCGTGCTCCTGGCCGCCTGA
- a CDS encoding ClpP family protease encodes MSTYTIPNVITRGVGGERIMDVYSHLLSERIVYLGTAIDSGVANALIAQLLHLEADNPDREINLYINSEGGDPSAMLALYDTMRYIKAPVTTTCVGQAVAAGAVLLAAGEAGHRFVLPHTRVVLHQPAARGRGTIPDLILQADEVVRVRTQLEEVLSRHTGRDVGQLRHDTDRDRVFDAAGAVAYGLADHVLDRRA; translated from the coding sequence ATGAGCACCTACACCATCCCCAACGTGATCACCCGCGGCGTGGGCGGCGAGCGGATCATGGACGTCTACTCGCACCTGCTGTCGGAGCGGATCGTCTACCTCGGCACCGCGATCGACTCCGGCGTGGCCAACGCGCTGATCGCCCAGCTGCTGCACCTGGAGGCGGACAACCCGGACCGGGAGATCAACCTCTACATCAACAGCGAGGGCGGCGACCCGTCCGCGATGCTCGCGCTCTACGACACCATGCGCTACATCAAGGCGCCGGTGACGACGACGTGCGTGGGCCAGGCGGTGGCGGCGGGCGCGGTGCTGCTGGCCGCGGGCGAGGCCGGGCACCGCTTCGTGCTGCCGCACACCAGGGTGGTGCTGCACCAGCCGGCGGCGCGGGGCCGCGGCACCATCCCCGACCTGATCCTGCAGGCCGACGAGGTCGTGCGGGTGCGCACCCAGCTGGAGGAGGTGCTGTCCCGGCACACCGGCCGCGACGTCGGGCAGCTCCGGCACGACACCGACCGGGACCGCGTGTTCGACGCGGCGGGCGCCGTCGCCTACGGCCTCGCGGACCACGTCCTGGACCGCCGGGCCTGA
- a CDS encoding ClpP family protease, whose protein sequence is MDDNPKQPLFDHRIRERFLGRRVLVLDGPLDDDNGTVLATQLLSLAADDPGRDIALWIHSPGGSVPAMLAIRDAMRLVPCDVATLALGLACSAGQFLLSAGTRGKRFALPHARVLMHQGSAGIGGSAVEVEVQADDLRHTRDTVLGLIAQDTGQPVERIFADSLHDRWFTAEEAREYGFIDHVVQRLDQIVPVRTYDLGLGSARGARV, encoded by the coding sequence ATGGACGACAACCCGAAACAGCCGCTGTTCGACCACCGCATCCGGGAGCGGTTCCTCGGCCGGCGGGTGCTGGTCCTCGACGGGCCGCTCGACGACGACAACGGCACGGTGCTGGCCACCCAGCTGCTCTCCCTGGCCGCCGACGACCCCGGCCGGGACATCGCGCTGTGGATCCACTCGCCGGGCGGCTCGGTGCCCGCGATGCTGGCCATCCGCGACGCGATGCGGCTGGTGCCGTGCGACGTGGCCACGCTCGCGCTGGGCCTGGCGTGCAGCGCGGGGCAGTTCCTGCTGTCCGCGGGCACGCGGGGCAAGCGCTTCGCCCTCCCCCACGCCCGCGTCCTGATGCACCAGGGCTCGGCGGGCATCGGCGGGTCGGCGGTCGAGGTGGAGGTGCAGGCCGACGACCTGCGGCACACCCGCGACACCGTGCTGGGGCTCATCGCGCAGGACACCGGCCAGCCGGTCGAGCGGATCTTCGCCGACTCCCTGCACGACCGCTGGTTCACCGCCGAGGAGGCCCGCGAGTACGGCTTCATCGACCACGTCGTGCAGCGCCTCGACCAGATCGTGCCGGTGCGCACGTACGACCTGGGCCTGGGCTCGGCGCGGGGGGCGCGCGTATGA
- a CDS encoding DinB family protein has product MTRRRAEFFVPEEQDPRLGRSATGDERALLVDSLAVQRATLEIKCSGLGAEAMARRSAEPSALSLLGLVRHLADVERRWFRRVLAGRDAPPRFSSASDPDGDFDGATPAGVDEAWAAWREEVAFAEGFAARATDLGVTGEDEWRGKVSLRWVLVHLVEEYARHNGHADLLRERIDGAVGL; this is encoded by the coding sequence ATGACGCGCAGGAGAGCGGAGTTCTTCGTCCCCGAGGAGCAGGACCCCCGGCTCGGCCGCAGCGCCACGGGCGACGAGCGGGCGCTGCTGGTCGACTCGCTGGCCGTGCAGCGGGCCACGCTGGAGATCAAGTGCTCGGGCCTGGGCGCCGAGGCCATGGCCCGGCGGTCGGCCGAGCCGTCCGCGCTGTCGCTGCTGGGGCTGGTGCGGCACCTGGCCGACGTGGAGCGCCGCTGGTTCCGGCGGGTGCTGGCCGGGCGGGACGCGCCGCCGCGGTTCTCCTCGGCGAGCGACCCGGACGGCGACTTCGACGGCGCGACGCCCGCGGGCGTCGACGAGGCGTGGGCGGCGTGGCGGGAGGAGGTGGCGTTCGCCGAGGGGTTCGCGGCCCGCGCGACCGACCTGGGCGTGACGGGCGAGGACGAGTGGCGCGGCAAGGTGTCGCTGCGCTGGGTGCTGGTCCACCTGGTCGAGGAGTACGCGCGGCACAACGGGCACGCCGACCTGCTGCGGGAGCGCATCGACGGCGCGGTCGGGCTCTGA
- a CDS encoding ATP-binding protein has product MTAGGSAPDWARDVLAAGGEAGRLVRDLDWSATPLGPMAGWPRDLRTAVGLCLSSRFPILLWWGPELVMIYNDAYRPVLGTSKHPAAMGSPGKRVWPEIWPLIGPMLDGVLAGGGATWSEDQLLLLDRNGFLEECYFTFSYSPIGDGTGVAGVFCAVTETTQEVVGTRRLAALGELAAGLVDSTDVDQACARAAAVLARHAEDVRFAEIHLLDGAGPRRVAATGAAPDVADLVAEVAATGRAAARGAVRATPVVEPGSAGACAVLVVGVNERRPFDADYRSFVDLIAGHVGTAVGGARAYAAQRERARALAELDAAKTVFFSNVNHELRTPLTLITGPVQDALADRDHPLPDAQRARLEVAGRNAERLRRLVDGMLDFARIEGGRLRPERVAVDLAAVTRDLVVNFAPAAERAGLAFTADCPDLPRPVHVDRDMWDRVVLNLLSNAVKYTPAGEVRLALRDAGDRVRLTVADTGVGIPADELPRLFERFHRVRGTEGRSHEGSGIGLAMVRELLHLLGGSIEVESAPGRGSVFTALLPYGEGAPAAGHATPAADAVAPYLQEAATWTNTPFEEVDGDLPRLLVAEDNADLRRYLRDLLAGHFSVELSGDGEDALARVRRRPPDLVLADVMMPRLDGFGLLRELRANPGTRHLPVVLLSARAGEEAAAGGFAAGADDYLVKPFSSVDLVARLRANLVRAGERTRDAAWRAAVVRALHDGVFVADAFGTVLEVNDAFERITGWGPADAPYAPPLPWLPDGREPARPTDELEFRRRDGGAVRVEVSTSVVADRCGHRELVVGTVRDVTRDHGARARRATAVELATRFTSLLDPVALLDAATAGFGEVFDGEVVPLGPDIAVPAEAHRAPVPGLLLEAGDRRFWVHFPRPRAVGADERILADVLAANLATALDRARRAARHADTEQQLRQAVRSHQVIGQAVGIMIERHRLTDQVAFDRLVTASQRRNTKLRELARLLVETGEDPELL; this is encoded by the coding sequence GTGACGGCAGGCGGCAGTGCACCCGACTGGGCCCGGGACGTCCTGGCCGCGGGTGGCGAGGCGGGACGGCTGGTGCGCGACCTCGACTGGTCCGCGACGCCCCTCGGACCGATGGCCGGGTGGCCGCGGGACCTGCGCACGGCCGTCGGCCTGTGCCTGTCCTCCCGGTTCCCCATCCTGCTCTGGTGGGGCCCGGAGCTGGTCATGATCTACAACGACGCCTACCGCCCGGTGCTCGGCACCTCCAAGCACCCGGCGGCGATGGGCTCGCCCGGGAAGCGGGTGTGGCCGGAGATCTGGCCGCTCATCGGGCCCATGCTGGACGGGGTGCTGGCCGGCGGCGGCGCCACCTGGTCCGAGGACCAGCTCCTGCTGCTGGACCGCAACGGGTTCCTGGAGGAGTGCTACTTCACCTTCTCCTACAGCCCCATCGGGGACGGGACCGGCGTCGCGGGCGTGTTCTGCGCCGTCACCGAGACCACCCAGGAGGTCGTCGGCACCCGCCGCCTGGCCGCGCTGGGCGAGCTGGCCGCCGGGCTGGTCGACAGCACCGACGTGGACCAGGCGTGCGCGCGGGCCGCGGCGGTGCTCGCCCGGCACGCCGAGGACGTCCGGTTCGCCGAGATCCACCTCCTCGACGGCGCCGGCCCGCGCCGGGTGGCGGCCACGGGCGCCGCGCCGGACGTGGCGGACCTGGTCGCCGAGGTCGCCGCCACCGGGCGGGCCGCCGCGCGGGGCGCGGTGCGCGCGACCCCGGTGGTCGAGCCCGGTTCGGCGGGTGCCTGCGCGGTGCTGGTGGTGGGGGTCAACGAGCGGCGGCCGTTCGACGCCGACTACCGCTCGTTCGTGGACCTGATCGCCGGGCACGTGGGCACGGCGGTCGGCGGCGCGCGGGCCTACGCGGCGCAGCGCGAGCGCGCCCGGGCCCTGGCCGAGCTGGACGCCGCCAAGACCGTGTTCTTCTCCAACGTCAACCACGAGCTGCGCACCCCGCTGACCCTGATCACCGGTCCCGTGCAGGACGCGCTGGCCGACCGGGACCACCCCCTGCCCGACGCGCAGCGCGCCCGGCTGGAGGTGGCCGGGCGCAACGCCGAGCGGCTGCGCCGCCTGGTCGACGGGATGCTCGACTTCGCCCGCATCGAGGGCGGCAGGCTGCGGCCCGAGCGGGTGGCGGTCGACCTGGCCGCGGTGACCCGCGACCTGGTGGTCAACTTCGCGCCCGCCGCCGAGCGCGCCGGCCTGGCGTTCACCGCGGACTGCCCGGACCTGCCGCGCCCGGTGCACGTGGACCGGGACATGTGGGACCGGGTGGTGCTCAACCTGCTGTCCAACGCGGTGAAGTACACGCCGGCGGGCGAGGTGCGGCTGGCGCTGCGCGACGCGGGCGACCGGGTGCGGCTGACCGTCGCCGACACCGGGGTGGGCATCCCGGCCGACGAGCTGCCCCGGCTGTTCGAGCGGTTCCACCGGGTGCGCGGCACCGAGGGCCGCTCGCACGAGGGCAGCGGCATCGGCCTGGCCATGGTCCGGGAGCTGCTGCACCTGCTGGGCGGCTCGATCGAGGTGGAGTCCGCACCCGGCCGCGGTTCGGTGTTCACCGCGCTGCTGCCCTACGGCGAGGGCGCCCCGGCGGCGGGGCACGCCACCCCGGCGGCCGACGCGGTCGCCCCCTACCTCCAGGAGGCGGCGACCTGGACCAACACCCCGTTCGAGGAGGTCGACGGCGACCTGCCGCGGCTGCTGGTCGCCGAGGACAACGCCGACCTGCGCCGCTACCTGCGGGACCTGCTCGCCGGGCACTTCTCCGTCGAGCTGTCCGGCGACGGCGAGGACGCGCTGGCGCGGGTCCGCCGCCGGCCGCCGGACCTGGTCCTGGCCGACGTGATGATGCCGCGCCTGGACGGCTTCGGCCTGCTGCGCGAGCTGCGCGCGAACCCGGGGACGCGGCACCTGCCGGTGGTCCTGCTGTCGGCCCGCGCGGGCGAGGAGGCCGCCGCCGGGGGCTTCGCCGCGGGTGCCGACGACTACCTGGTCAAGCCGTTCTCCTCGGTGGACCTGGTGGCCCGGCTGCGGGCGAACCTGGTCCGCGCGGGCGAGCGCACCCGTGACGCCGCGTGGCGGGCCGCCGTGGTCCGCGCCCTGCACGACGGGGTGTTCGTCGCCGACGCGTTCGGGACGGTGCTGGAGGTCAACGACGCGTTCGAGCGGATCACCGGCTGGGGCCCGGCCGACGCCCCGTACGCCCCGCCGCTGCCGTGGCTGCCCGACGGCCGGGAACCCGCGCGGCCGACCGACGAGCTGGAGTTCCGCCGGCGGGACGGCGGCGCGGTGCGGGTGGAGGTGTCCACCAGCGTGGTGGCGGACCGGTGCGGGCACCGGGAGCTGGTGGTCGGCACGGTCCGCGACGTCACCCGCGACCACGGCGCCCGCGCCCGGCGGGCGACCGCGGTGGAGCTGGCCACCCGGTTCACCTCGCTGCTGGACCCGGTGGCGCTGCTCGACGCCGCGACCGCCGGTTTCGGCGAGGTGTTCGACGGCGAGGTGGTGCCGCTGGGCCCCGACATCGCGGTGCCCGCCGAGGCGCACCGCGCCCCCGTGCCCGGCCTGCTGCTCGAAGCGGGCGACCGGCGGTTCTGGGTGCACTTCCCCCGGCCGCGCGCGGTCGGCGCCGACGAGCGCATCCTCGCCGACGTGCTGGCCGCCAACCTGGCCACCGCGCTGGACCGGGCGCGCCGCGCGGCCCGGCACGCCGACACCGAGCAGCAGTTGCGCCAGGCCGTGCGCAGCCACCAGGTCATCGGGCAGGCCGTGGGCATCATGATCGAGCGGCACCGGCTGACCGACCAGGTCGCGTTCGACCGGCTGGTCACCGCCTCGCAGCGGCGCAACACCAAGCTGCGGGAGCTGGCCCGGTTGCTGGTGGAGACCGGGGAGGACCCGGAACTGCTGTGA
- a CDS encoding extensin family protein, with amino-acid sequence MITFQRIDGTPVYYWRSSRGDTTLRNWQATQEFYDSLVLWIRDLRSLSSAYGSITYLVSAGFYVNKPGEHGAGTAMDLDHVRWSGGQTCSPLDREHASGTQATRRRYLAVDAVCRRRFRYVLDGWYNADHADHIHSDFGGLPARCVTGSESDTKFVQSLCNNFMNSGLAVDGIWGPLTTSAFTTAKSRLGVTGDPHTSTSAWQTFLSAAARRGFANQAF; translated from the coding sequence ATGATCACGTTCCAGCGCATCGACGGCACGCCGGTCTACTACTGGCGCTCCAGCCGCGGCGACACCACGCTGCGCAACTGGCAGGCGACCCAGGAGTTCTACGACAGCCTGGTGCTGTGGATCCGGGACCTGCGGTCCCTGTCGTCGGCCTACGGCAGCATCACCTACCTGGTGTCGGCGGGCTTCTACGTGAACAAGCCCGGCGAGCACGGCGCGGGCACCGCGATGGACCTCGACCACGTCCGGTGGAGCGGCGGCCAGACCTGCTCGCCGCTGGACCGCGAGCACGCCTCCGGCACCCAGGCCACGCGCCGCCGGTACCTGGCGGTGGACGCGGTGTGCCGGCGGCGGTTCCGGTACGTGCTGGACGGCTGGTACAACGCCGACCACGCCGACCACATCCACTCCGACTTCGGCGGGCTGCCCGCCCGCTGCGTCACCGGCTCGGAGAGCGACACGAAGTTCGTGCAGTCCCTGTGCAACAACTTCATGAACTCCGGCCTGGCCGTGGACGGCATCTGGGGCCCGCTGACGACGAGCGCGTTCACCACCGCCAAGTCGCGGCTGGGCGTCACCGGCGACCCGCACACCAGCACCTCGGCGTGGCAGACCTTCCTGTCCGCGGCGGCCCGCCGCGGTTTCGCCAACCAGGCGTTCTAG